One Brassica napus cultivar Da-Ae chromosome C4, Da-Ae, whole genome shotgun sequence genomic region harbors:
- the LOC106395821 gene encoding uncharacterized protein LOC106395821, with amino-acid sequence MSARIRMVLFVNLLSLLFSTAILHSNQSTLPLRSFKISENVTYDCIDIYKQPGLEHPFLKTHKIQLKSSISRHELKMQTGKNETSDKRKIECPNGTVPILRNTKEYVTNSQVFAEEHFHPLSADSPGTHIAGVRSSIGPFRGVQAWFSANALNVGKDQVSYGQIYIGSGSGNQVNYISAGWIINPGLYGDQRVWAFGFWKGKDGKGCYNTACSGFVQVSKVIPIVRPIDLKPGVPGWFRYFIHQDINTGNWWMTQLMQNIPDEDIGYWPKELFNLLENGANMVGVGGVVQASHSGSSPPMGNGNFPNGGRLDSGLFSNIEVLNSNYEQRKMNSFPVENLLDSEKCYGLRIGKVKPFHRNHLGFFFNYGGPGGNSCGV; translated from the exons atgtcaGCTAGAATTAGGATGGTGCTTTTTGTGAATCTGTTATCTCTTCTGTTTTCAACAGCTATACTTCATTCCAATCAAAGTACACTGCCTCTCAGATCATTCAAG ATAAGTGAAAACGTAACATATGATTGCATAGATATTTACAAGCAACCAGGGCTCGAGCATCCTTTTCTAAAAACCCACAAAATTCAG ttGAAATCATCAATTTCAAGACATGAGTTAAAGATGCAAACTGGCAAAAATGAAACATCTGACAAAAGGAAAATAGAATGTCCAAATGGAACTGTTCCTATATTGAGAAATACAAAAGAATATGTCACAAATTCGCAAGTGTTTGCTGAGGAACATTTTCATCCGTTATCAGCCGATAGCCCTGGAACGCAT ATTGCTGGAGTAAGATCATCCATTGGCCCATTTCGGGGTGTACAAGCTTGGTTTAGTGCAAATGCGCTAAACGTGGGAAAGGATCAAGTCTCGTATGGTCAAATATATATAGGCAGTGGATCGGGAAACCAAGTCAATTATATCTCAGCGGGTTGGATT ATAAATCCAGGTCTATATGGCGACCAACGTGTTTGGGCATTTGGATTTTGGAAG ggTAAGGATGGGAAAGGATGTTACAATACCGCATGTTCAGGGTTTGTTCAAGTATCAAAGGTGATTCCAATTGTCAGGCCCATTGATCTTAAGCCAGGGGTCCCTGGCTGGTTTCGATATTTCATTCATCAg GATATAAATACAGGAAACTGGTGGATGACACAACTTATGCAAAATATACCTGATGAAGATATTGGTTACTGGCCAAAAGAATTATTTAACCTTTTAGAAAATGGTGCAAATATGGTTGGAGTTGGTGGTGTGGTTCAGGCTTCACATTCTGGTTCAAGCCCTCCCATGGGTAATGGTAATTTTCCAAATGGAGGCCGTCTAGATTCAGGACTTTTTTCAAATATTGAAGTCTTGAATTCCAACTATGAGCAGCGTAAAATGAATTCTTTTCCTGTAGAGAATTTGTTAGATAGTGAGAAATGTTATGGGTTAAGAATTGGTAAGGTAAAACCATTCCATCGTAATCATctaggtttttttttcaattatggTGGTCCGGGAGGGAATTCATGTGGAGTATGA